A region of the Candidatus Methylomirabilis oxygeniifera genome:
GGAGAATCGGCGGAACGATGTCTTCAATGGCTGTGAGCGGATGGTCACATAACCTGCTTCACGGAAGGAGCCAACCGACCATGATCCCGAAGTATCGGAAGTTGCTGGTCACTACCGATTTTTCGCCTCTCGGAAACGCTGCCGTTCCTCATGCGTATGCCGTCCTGGCAGAACGTGGCGGGACCGTCATTCTCTGCTACGTCACGGATGTGCATGGACCGCCGAACCCGCTCTACGCTCACTATTCGCCATGGGGCTCGCTCTCAGGAGAGGAGCGAACGGAGCTCCGACAGACACTGCTTCGTTCGCTGGAAGCACTTGTACCCGAGCAGGTCCGTCACGAGGGGATCGTGACAACGGAGGTGCGGGTGGTTGAGACCCCATTGCTGGTCCATGAGGCGATCTGTCAGGAGGCCGCCGAACTGGACGTGGATCTGATCGTGATGGGATCCCATGGTCATTCCGGGATGGCCCGCCTGCTCCTGGGCTCGGTGGCAGAGCAAGTACTGCGGTCAGCCGATCGCCCTATTCTTATTGTCCACAGCCGAGGTTAACGCCTCTTGTGTTGGCAGAGGCGCGAGATATCTGCGCTTGCGTCAAGTCATGGTGGGAATCTATAATGCTGCATAGATAGCCCGTACGGCATGGCTGTACTACGGCGTACAAAACCCCCATGGACCATAAAATGTGCCTAACAATCACATCCGCCCCTTGACAACCAAGACAGTTGCTCAATCCCCCTCTGCGAAAGGGGGAAGCGAGGGTACGCATCAGTAATACCCCCCTTTACGAAAGGGGGGCTACGGGGAGTTTGTCTGAGCTGCGCGCTGATCGCTGAACGCTATGTTCGACGGCGCCTGGGACAGGAGGGATGGGGTGAAACGAGTAATGATGGCAGCGGTAGCAGCGATGACGCTGCTCGCGGCGACTCCGTGGTTGACCCTGGCTGCGGGTTACGGCAACCCACAGTTGCTTGTGAACACTCAGTGGTTGATCCAGCACCTGAATGATCGGGATCTGCGGATCATCGACATGCGCAACAGCCCGGACGAGTACGCGGCCGGACACATTCCCGGCGCGGTCCATCTGTCGGTCAATCAGGCCCGTGTGGCCTTGAAAGAGTCCGGTTTCGCCCTGCCTCCCGATTATGAGATCGAAGAGCGATTGGGGCAGCTCGGAATCACCAAAGATACTATGGTGGTTGTATATGACGATCAGGGAGGGCTCAATGCCTCGCGCCTGTTCTTTACCCTTGAATATGCCGGTCACAAAAAGGTGGCGTTGTTGAACGGGGGCATCACGAAGTGGGTCGCTGAAGAGCGGCCTCTGTCGAAGACGGCGCCGCAGGTGAGTAAGACGGTCTACCAGGTCCAGGCTGAGACGCAGCGTGTCGTGGCGGCGAACTGGATTGTCGCCAACCTGGGGAAGCCGAATCTGGCCCTGGTGGACGCGCGATCGGCTGCTGAGTTTCGCGGCGAGGATCTGCGGGCCAAGCGGGGAGGCCACATCCCGGGGGCCGTCAACATTGAGTGGACGCACAACCTGGCCGCCGACAAGACATTCAAACCGGCGGAGGAACTCCTGGCGCTTTATAGCCAGGCGGGGGTCACGAAGGATAAGACGATCGTGAGCTACTGCCAGACGATGCATCGCGGCGCCGTGACCTACTTTATACTCCGGCTCCTGGGGTATTCGGATGTTCGCGGGTACGATCGCTCCTGGAGCGAGTGGGGTAACGACCTGTCGCTGCCCGCACAGTGGTGAGCGGGTGGTGGAGATACAAGACGCTCTGTGGACGACGGTCGGACGTACGACATATCTTCGCGGTGACAGGCTGCAACATTTTGCGATGGCGTGAGGAGAGACATGGGTGAGTTGCGGCGCGATCCGGTAAGAAATCGTTGGGTAGTGATCGATTCGGAGCGGCCGGATCGAGATGCCGGCTTGAAGGTGGAGGCGCAGCCGCCCCCACCGCTTTCCGGTCCATGCCCCCTATGTCCCGGTAATGAGTTGATGACTCCACCCGAGATTATGGCGTTTGGCGAGCCCTCACGCCAGCGGAATCAGACCGGCTGGTGGGTTCGAGTTACCCCTGACCTGCAGCCTCTGTGCCGGATTGAGGGTGATTTCGATCGAAGGCCGGAGGGGCCCTTCGACGTGATGAATGCCGTAGGGGCCCATGAGATCGTCATAGAGAGTCCACAGCATCATTCAACGTGGGCGGAATTTTCGGAGCAGCAGTTGGAGCGGGTGCTGCGCGCCTACCGGCTACGCAGTCTGGATCTTCGCCTGGATGAGCGGTTCCGATCGCTGATCGTCGTCAAGAACCATGCGGATGCGGCCGGCATCCTCAGCCATCCCCATTCCCACGTGCTGGCATTCCCGTTCGTCCCGTACGGGATTGAAGAGGAACTGCGCGGGTGTCGGGAGTTCTACGCGAGAAAGGAGCGCTGCGCCTTCTGCGACATCATACTCCATGAGCGGGTCTCACGCGTCAGACGGGTGGCGGAGACCGAGCACTTCGTGGTGGTGACGCCCTTCGCCTCCCGCTTTCCTTTCGAGACGTGGGTGCTGCCACTCCGTCACGCCTCCGATTTCGCGAAGATCGGCGAAAGAGAGTTGGTCGATCTGGCCGGCCTCATGAAGCGGATGATGCAGATGGTCGGGAAGGTGCTCGGCAACCAGTCCTGCACGATCGTCCTCCATAGCGCCCCATTCGACGAACCGCACCGGCATGACTATCACTGGCATTTAGAGATCATCCCTAAAACTGCGCCTGTGGCGGCATTCGGGTGGGGCGCCAGACTTTTTGTGAACCCGATTCCGCCTGAGGAGGCGGCCGTCCTGATGGCGCCACAGATGTAAGGCGACGCGATGTGCCCGCCGGAGCCGCAGAAGCTCAGCCTGAACCTGGGGGATGCCCTGATCGTTGTGGATGTCCAGAACGATTTTCTGCCGGGGGGTAGCTTGGCGGTGCCGCAAGGGGATGACGTCATCCCTGTCCTCAATCGCTACCTGGCCGATTTTGCGCGCCGAGGCCTGCCGATCTTCATCACCCGAGACTGGCACCCCCCTGATCACTGTTCGTTTCAACCATACGGGGGACCTTGGCCTCCTCATTGTGTGGCCGGTTCGGAAGGCGCGGCGTTTGCCCCCGCCCTCGAACTTCCCGCCTCCAGTACCCGCATTACCCTCAAAGGCACGCAGCCAGAGAAGGACGCCTATTCCGCGTTCGACGGAACGGATCTTGATGTACGGCTGCGCGCCCATGGCGTAGGGCGCCTCTTTGTCGGCGGCCTGGCGACCGACTACTGCGTCCTGTGTACGGTAGAGGATGGTCTGAAGGCCGGGTATGCGGTCGTTCTCCTTCAGGATGCGGTCCGGGCCGTCAATGTGCGCCCCGGTGACGGAGAACGGGCGGAAGCGGAGATGATTCGACGGGGGGCCATACCGATCCGACTGGAGATGCTGGCTGTATGAGTCGTCCATCAAGCCTACTGTTGACCGATCTCTATCAGCTCACCATGCTGCAAGGGTATGTCGAGCATGGGATGGAGGAGCAGGCGACCTTTGAGTTCTTTGTGCGTAAGCTGCCGCCGACGCGAAATTTCCTGCTGGCGGCGGGGCTGGAACAGGCGCTGAGCTTCCTCGAAGAGTTGCGTTTTACATCCGAGGAGCTGGAGTGGCTGAGCGGCTGCGGTCTGTTTCGGCCGACCCTTGTAGACTACCTGGAAACCCTGCATTTTACCGGCGATGTGCATGCGATGCCGGAAGGAACGGTCTTTTTCCCTGATGAGCCGATCGTACGGATCACCGCCCCGATTCCACAGGCGCAACTGGTAGAGACGCGTCTGATTAACCTGCTCCACTTCCAGACCCTCATCGCCTCCAAGGCGGTGCGTTCGGTGCTCGTTGCCCCGGGAAAGCTCCTGGTCGATTTTGGTCTGCGTCGCGCCCACGGGGCGGAGGCCGGGTTGCTTGCGGCGCGCGCCAGCTACCTTGCGGGATTCTCAGGGACGTCCGCGGTGCAGGCGGCGCCGGTATTCGGCATACCGATCTACGGGACGATGGCGCACTCCTTCGTTCAGGCTCACGTGGATGAGACGGCCGCCTTCGAACGTTTCGCGTATGCGAATGCGGATAATGTTGTCCTGCTCATCGACACCTACGATACCGAGGCGGGTGCGGCGAAGGTCGTATCGCTGGCGTCGCGATTGCGGGAGAAGGGCATCGCCATCCAGGGGGTGCGCCTGGACAGCGGTGATCTTGCGGACCATGCCCGCAAGGTGCGGCGGATTCTGGACGAGGGTGGGTTGACCGACGCGACGATCTTTGCCAGCGGGAACCTGGACGAGTTCAGCGTGGCGCAGTTGCTCGCCGCGCAAGCTCCGATTGATGGCTTTGGCATCGGCACGCGCATGGATACCTCCGCCGATGCCCCCTACCTGGATTGTGCCTACAAGCTGGAGGAATACGGTGGACAGGCACGTCGGAAGCGCTCTGAGGGCAAGGCGACATGGCCGGGCCGCAAGCAGGTTTATCGCCGGTATGACGCCGACGGCCGTATGCACTCCGATATCCTGACCGTGGAAGATGATCTGCAGGATGGCGAGCCGTTGATCCGGCCGGTGATGCGCGCCGGCAAGCGCCTTTGCGCTCCGCCTCCCCTCACGACACTTCGTGAGCGCGTGCGTGAACAACTCGCGCGTTTGCCGCACGGGCTGCGGACGCTTGAGAAAGGGCCGGACTATCCCGTTCACGTCTCTGCTGCGCTACGCGACCTGGCCAAGACTGTAGACGAACATCAACTCTGAACGGCTTGACCGCCTACGGCTGTCATGCTACAGTCGGCCCATTCCTTTCGTCGTAACCGTGCGCCCGTAGCTCAGCCCGGATAGAGCGTTTGCCTGCGGAGCAAAAGGCCGGCAGTTCAAATCTGCCCGGGCGCACCAATGACTTCCAACCAGTACTGCCTCCGGGCCTGCCTTTCGCCATAGAATATTACGACGTGTTGTTCAGAGCGTATAGGGGTGGGGCGCCATACGATGACGGTTCAGTTAGGGTTACAGGGGGAGGTGCGACATGAGTAGGATTGTGGATGAGGTGCTCACCGCGAACAGGGGCTATGCCGCAACGTTTGGAGACAAGAGCACGTTGCCGATGCCGCCGGGACGACGGTTTGCCATCCTGACCTGTATGGATGCGCGTCTTGATCCGGCCAAGTACGCGGGGCTGTCGGAAGGGGATGCGCACGTGATCCGCAATGCAGGCGGACGCGCCAGCGACGACGCGATCCGGTCGCTGGTCATTTCCTACAAGCTCCTGGGCACCCGGGAATGGTTCGTCATCCATCACACCAATTGCGGGATGGAGACCTTTACCGATGAGATCATGCGCGGGCTACTGGCCAAGAGTCTGAAGACCGCAACCATCGATGCCGCCGGATGGCATGATACCGGTCAAGGTCCCGGGTCAACGGAAGGCGCGTTTATCGACTGGTTGACCATCGCCGACCAGGTCGAGAGTGTCAGTGCCGACGTGCGCCGCATCAGGATGCATCCGCTGGTCCCGCGCGATATTCCCATCTATGGCTACATCTACGACGTGAAGACCGGTCAGCTTGTCGAGGTCTCTGAAGCCACGCGAATCGGGGCGTAGAGGCGAAACATTTATCGTCCCTGGCCGTCGGGTGGGAAACCGCTGGAAACAGTAGATCTTCACCGGCTAGGCCGCTCATAGCGTCTCCTTGTCCAACGTGCTACGCTATCTGGAAACGTCTGCATCAAGGTGCTGCGAGAGTACCGGCGCCCTGGTGCGCTCGTTCTCCGTTGTAAGCTATTCAAGCGCTCTTCCGATGTCAGTCCCGATCGTTCGACAAGAAGGGTTAGATTGATCCCGAAGTCGTGCGCCGGCGCGATAGCGCTGTGTGGTCGAGGATTGCAACCAAAAAAATTCTTGACAGACGAAGTATGGGGGTTGTATAAGAAACACGACTAGCTCAATCGACTTACTATGTTTTCGGTAAGTAGTGAAAAATGAAAGTATCTACAAAAGGTGATTACGCAACACGAGCCATGCAGGATCTGGCCCTCCACTATGAGCAAGGCCCGATTCAGATTGAGGATATCGCCAAGCGGCAACACCTCCCAGCCAGGTACCTGGAACAGATCCTGTTGAGCCTCAAGCGAGCCGGATTTCTGGAGAGTAAGCGCGGGGTGAGCGGCGGTTACTACCTGGCTAAACATCCCCGTGAGATCACCGTTGGCGCCATTATCAGGGCGATGGAGGGACCGATTGTCCCGATTTTCTGCGTCGGAAGCGGCCAGCGGGAGATCTGCATTGAAGAGCCTCAGTGCTGTCTGCGGGACATCTGGGCCGAGGTGCGCGACGCAGTGAGCCACATTGTCGACCGTACCTCCTTGGAAGACCTCTGCGGACAGATCCGTGCGAGACGGGAGCGAGGAGAGGTCAGCTACCAAATCTAACCTATCTGGGCTGCCTGGAGATCGGATACGTAGATGCCACGGTTGGTTCGAAACGCTCTGGAACTGATTGGCGACACGCCGCTGGTTCAGTTGCAGCGGATACCGCATCCTGGATCGGCCAGGATTTTCGCCAAGCTGGAGTCGCTCAATCCGGGCGGAAGTGTGAAGGATCGGATCGCCCTGGCGATGATCGAGGATGCGGAGCGGAGTGGGCGCCTCAAGCCAGGCGATACGATTGTCGAGCCGACGTCAGGCAATACCGGGATCGGGCTGGCGATGGTCGCTGCCGTCAAGGGGTATCACCTGATTCTGACGATGCCGGAGGATATGAGCGCAGAACGGCGGAAGTTGGTCGGTCGGTTCGGGGCCGAAGTGATTCTGACCCCGGCCATTGAGGGGATGAGCGGCGCGGTCTATGCGGCAGAATCGCTGGTGGCGCAACATCCCGGTTACTTCATGCCGCAACAGTTTCTGAATCCGGCCAACCCGGCCGTTCATCGTCGTACGACGGCACAAGAGATTCTGAAAGCGACTGATGGCCAGGTCGATGCTTTTGTGGCCGGTGTCGGGACCGGTGGAACGATTACCGGGGTGGGCGAGGTGCTCAAAAGGGAAGTTCCCGGCATTCAGGTGATCGCGGTAGAGCCGGCCAGATCTCCCGTCTTGCAGGGAGGGAGGGCCAGGCCGCATGGTATTCAGGGGATCGGCGCAAGCTTTGTCCCCGGCGTACTGAATATGGAAGTCGTTGATGAAGTGATCGCGGTTGAGGACGAGGACGCCTATCGGATGGCCTCTCGTCTGGGTAAAGAGGAGGGCCTGCTGGTGGGGATCTCAGCCGGGGCCAACGTCTTTGCCTCAGTAGTGGTCGCCCAACGGCTTGACAGCAAAAAGGTTGTGGTCACAATCCTCCCCGACACGGGGGAGCGATACTTATCGGTTCCACTGTAACCTGCAAGGGGGCAAAACGAATGAATGCCTGCCGTGATATGAAGATCTCTCAACCGCGCACATCAGCGAACAGCGACCGCAGCGTGGCGATCCGTGTCTATATCCCGACTCCGTATCGGGGACTGACCGACAATCAGCCTCGTGTCGAAGGGCGAGGAGATGATCTGGTAGAACTTCTGGAGGATTTGGACCGACGCTTTCCAGGGATTCATGGGCGTGTGTTCGATCAGATGGGCGAATTCCACCGTCACCTCAATATCTATGTCAACAATGTGGCGGTAGAGGAGTTAGGCGGGAAGCGGACCGCACTCAAGGATGGCGACGAGGTGGCGTTGATCCCGGCTATGGCGGGAGGCGCCGGACCGTTCAATGAAGAGCAGATCCGCCGTTACAGTCGCCATATCATCCTTCCCGAGGTAGGCGGGAAGGGGCAGCGCAAACTGTTGAACAGTTCGGCGTTGCTCGTCGGCGCAGGCGGTCTGGGATCCCCTGCGGCTCTCTACCTGGCGGCTGCCGGTGTGGGTCGTCTCGGCATCATTGACGCCGATGTGGTGGACTTGAGCAACCTGCAGCGTCAGATTCTTCACCATGTGGATGATGTGGGGCGGCCGAAGGTGATCTCAGCGGTCGAGGCGATCGGCCAGATCAATCCCGACGTAAAGGTGGAGCCGTTTCAAGCGGTCCTCTCCTCGGAGAACGCGAAGGAGGTTATCAGTCAGTACGATCTGGTGGTCAATGGCTGCGATAATTTTCCGACGCGATACCTGACGAACGACGCCTGCGTGCTGCTCAAGAAACCACTCGTGGACGGAAGTATCTTTAAGTTTGAAGGGCAGGTGACGGTCTTTCTGCCCGGTCAAGGCTGCTATCGCTGCCTATATCCGGCCCCTCCGCCACCAGGGCTTGTGCCGAGCTGTCAGGAGGCCGGTGTACTGGGTGTGCTGTGCGGCATTGTCGGCAGCCTGCAGGCGATTGAGGCAATCAAGCTGCTGCTCGGGATCGGCGACTCGCTGGCCGGGCGGTTGCTTTTCTTCGATTCGTTGGGGATGGAGTTCAGGCAGGTCAAGGTGCGGCGCGACTCCGACTGTCCGGTGTGCGGAGACGATCCGACCATCACCGATCTGATCGATTATCACGAATTCTGTGGAGTGCCGGGCGGTGGTCACTGAGGTTGCGAACGGCGCAGCCATGGTCCGGATGATGGGCCTTGGTCTCGTTGTAGGGGTGCCTTCGGATATGCCCTGCAACGCGGTCGCTTCTGCATGAACTCGACGTTTCGCGACATCCTGTTGGCGCGGGATTTCACTCTGCTGCGGGCCTACCTGCTGGCGCTGTTGATTCAGATGGTCGGGGTGAGAGCGATGGCGACATTCGGTCTGTTCGGATTAGGCATCACGCCCTTTTTCTGGATGGCGACACTGTTCGGCGGATTCGTCTTTGGCCTCGGTATGGCGTTGTCCGGCGGGTGCGCGAGCGGGAGCACCTATCGGTCAGGTGAGGGGATGGTAGGGTCCATTATCGCGCTGCTCGGCTTTGTGTTCGGGATAACCATGACGAATGACGGTGTGTTGGAGCCGGTACAGGCGACCTTTCGAGGTTGGGTCGTTGAGATCGACGGGCAGCCTGCGACGCTGGACCGCCTCCTGGGCGTGAGCCCGTGGATCCTGGTTGTGACGTGTGTGACGGTCGG
Encoded here:
- a CDS encoding protein of unknown function (Evidence 5 : No homology to any previously reported sequences) gives rise to the protein MIPKYRKLLVTTDFSPLGNAAVPHAYAVLAERGGTVILCYVTDVHGPPNPLYAHYSPWGSLSGEERTELRQTLLRSLEALVPEQVRHEGIVTTEVRVVETPLLVHEAICQEAAELDVDLIVMGSHGHSGMARLLLGSVAEQVLRSADRPILIVHSRG
- a CDS encoding protein of unknown function (Evidence 5 : No homology to any previously reported sequences); the encoded protein is MRTLASPFRRGGLSNCLGCQGADVIVRHILWSMGVLYAVVQPCRTGYLCSIIDSHHDLTQAQISRASANTRGVNLGCGQ
- a CDS encoding Rhodanese-related sulfurtransferase-like protein precursor; translated protein: MKRVMMAAVAAMTLLAATPWLTLAAGYGNPQLLVNTQWLIQHLNDRDLRIIDMRNSPDEYAAGHIPGAVHLSVNQARVALKESGFALPPDYEIEERLGQLGITKDTMVVVYDDQGGLNASRLFFTLEYAGHKKVALLNGGITKWVAEERPLSKTAPQVSKTVYQVQAETQRVVAANWIVANLGKPNLALVDARSAAEFRGEDLRAKRGGHIPGAVNIEWTHNLAADKTFKPAEELLALYSQAGVTKDKTIVSYCQTMHRGAVTYFILRLLGYSDVRGYDRSWSEWGNDLSLPAQW
- a CDS encoding Galactose-1-phosphate uridylyltransferase, with protein sequence MGELRRDPVRNRWVVIDSERPDRDAGLKVEAQPPPPLSGPCPLCPGNELMTPPEIMAFGEPSRQRNQTGWWVRVTPDLQPLCRIEGDFDRRPEGPFDVMNAVGAHEIVIESPQHHSTWAEFSEQQLERVLRAYRLRSLDLRLDERFRSLIVVKNHADAAGILSHPHSHVLAFPFVPYGIEEELRGCREFYARKERCAFCDIILHERVSRVRRVAETEHFVVVTPFASRFPFETWVLPLRHASDFAKIGERELVDLAGLMKRMMQMVGKVLGNQSCTIVLHSAPFDEPHRHDYHWHLEIIPKTAPVAAFGWGARLFVNPIPPEEAAVLMAPQM
- the pncA gene encoding Pyrazinamidase/nicotinamidase (PZAase) (Nicotine deamidase) (NAMase); the encoded protein is MCPPEPQKLSLNLGDALIVVDVQNDFLPGGSLAVPQGDDVIPVLNRYLADFARRGLPIFITRDWHPPDHCSFQPYGGPWPPHCVAGSEGAAFAPALELPASSTRITLKGTQPEKDAYSAFDGTDLDVRLRAHGVGRLFVGGLATDYCVLCTVEDGLKAGYAVVLLQDAVRAVNVRPGDGERAEAEMIRRGAIPIRLEMLAV
- a CDS encoding Nicotinate phosphoribosyltransferase; amino-acid sequence: MSRPSSLLLTDLYQLTMLQGYVEHGMEEQATFEFFVRKLPPTRNFLLAAGLEQALSFLEELRFTSEELEWLSGCGLFRPTLVDYLETLHFTGDVHAMPEGTVFFPDEPIVRITAPIPQAQLVETRLINLLHFQTLIASKAVRSVLVAPGKLLVDFGLRRAHGAEAGLLAARASYLAGFSGTSAVQAAPVFGIPIYGTMAHSFVQAHVDETAAFERFAYANADNVVLLIDTYDTEAGAAKVVSLASRLREKGIAIQGVRLDSGDLADHARKVRRILDEGGLTDATIFASGNLDEFSVAQLLAAQAPIDGFGIGTRMDTSADAPYLDCAYKLEEYGGQARRKRSEGKATWPGRKQVYRRYDADGRMHSDILTVEDDLQDGEPLIRPVMRAGKRLCAPPPLTTLRERVREQLARLPHGLRTLEKGPDYPVHVSAALRDLAKTVDEHQL
- a CDS encoding protein of unknown function (Evidence 5 : No homology to any previously reported sequences), with the translated sequence MPAEQKAGSSNLPGRTNDFQPVLPPGLPFAIEYYDVLFRAYRGGAPYDDGSVRVTGGGAT
- a CDS encoding conserved protein of unknown function (Evidence 4 : Homologs of previously reported genes of unknown function) gives rise to the protein MSRIVDEVLTANRGYAATFGDKSTLPMPPGRRFAILTCMDARLDPAKYAGLSEGDAHVIRNAGGRASDDAIRSLVISYKLLGTREWFVIHHTNCGMETFTDEIMRGLLAKSLKTATIDAAGWHDTGQGPGSTEGAFIDWLTIADQVESVSADVRRIRMHPLVPRDIPIYGYIYDVKTGQLVEVSEATRIGA
- a CDS encoding Transcriptional regulator, BadM/Rrf2 family, with product MQDLALHYEQGPIQIEDIAKRQHLPARYLEQILLSLKRAGFLESKRGVSGGYYLAKHPREITVGAIIRAMEGPIVPIFCVGSGQREICIEEPQCCLRDIWAEVRDAVSHIVDRTSLEDLCGQIRARRERGEVSYQI
- the cysK gene encoding pyridoxal-phosphate (PLP) dependent enzymes family; subunit of cysteine synthase A (O-acetylserine sulfhydrolase A) (Evidence 2b : Function of strongly homologous gene; PubMedId : 7610184, 8082776; Product type e : enzyme); its protein translation is MPRLVRNALELIGDTPLVQLQRIPHPGSARIFAKLESLNPGGSVKDRIALAMIEDAERSGRLKPGDTIVEPTSGNTGIGLAMVAAVKGYHLILTMPEDMSAERRKLVGRFGAEVILTPAIEGMSGAVYAAESLVAQHPGYFMPQQFLNPANPAVHRRTTAQEILKATDGQVDAFVAGVGTGGTITGVGEVLKREVPGIQVIAVEPARSPVLQGGRARPHGIQGIGASFVPGVLNMEVVDEVIAVEDEDAYRMASRLGKEEGLLVGISAGANVFASVVVAQRLDSKKVVVTILPDTGERYLSVPL
- a CDS encoding putative Molybdopterin biosynthesis protein moeB (modular protein) (Evidence 3 : Function proposed based on presence of conserved amino acid motif, structural feature or limited homology), which codes for MNACRDMKISQPRTSANSDRSVAIRVYIPTPYRGLTDNQPRVEGRGDDLVELLEDLDRRFPGIHGRVFDQMGEFHRHLNIYVNNVAVEELGGKRTALKDGDEVALIPAMAGGAGPFNEEQIRRYSRHIILPEVGGKGQRKLLNSSALLVGAGGLGSPAALYLAAAGVGRLGIIDADVVDLSNLQRQILHHVDDVGRPKVISAVEAIGQINPDVKVEPFQAVLSSENAKEVISQYDLVVNGCDNFPTRYLTNDACVLLKKPLVDGSIFKFEGQVTVFLPGQGCYRCLYPAPPPPGLVPSCQEAGVLGVLCGIVGSLQAIEAIKLLLGIGDSLAGRLLFFDSLGMEFRQVKVRRDSDCPVCGDDPTITDLIDYHEFCGVPGGGH